From a single Crocosphaera sp. UHCC 0190 genomic region:
- a CDS encoding cobalt transporter, with amino-acid sequence MKALSLVSLLSLSLTLGVPTVVLSHVGHGDEFQATGGIQKVQMNAETDQMLGIVVTPIEQTAADGVGVMIPFSALVDADGKQLVFVQYENYYEPVEVTTGATQGELIQVTKELSVGEKLVIQGSLSLYAESRKTKTAETEPTSEPITTSEPELNHAEADAQGIPHSHDNTGNMVKESSQGTEEKSDGFPIITMAAIGGGAVVLVGGALAIIGSGGKKKGSLSNRR; translated from the coding sequence ATGAAAGCCTTGTCACTCGTTAGTCTTCTTAGTCTCAGTTTAACCCTCGGTGTGCCTACCGTTGTCCTTTCCCATGTGGGCCATGGAGATGAGTTTCAAGCAACGGGGGGCATTCAAAAAGTACAGATGAATGCCGAAACCGATCAGATGTTAGGCATTGTTGTCACCCCTATTGAGCAAACTGCCGCCGATGGTGTAGGGGTGATGATTCCCTTTTCTGCCCTGGTAGACGCAGACGGGAAGCAGCTTGTCTTTGTCCAGTATGAAAATTATTATGAGCCAGTGGAAGTGACCACAGGGGCAACCCAAGGCGAACTAATTCAAGTAACGAAAGAATTGTCAGTTGGGGAAAAACTTGTTATTCAGGGTAGTTTATCTCTGTATGCTGAGTCTCGCAAAACCAAAACGGCTGAAACTGAGCCAACATCAGAACCAATTACAACGTCTGAACCTGAGCTAAACCACGCTGAGGCAGATGCTCAAGGCATTCCCCATAGTCATGATAATACAGGGAATATGGTTAAAGAATCATCCCAAGGAACAGAAGAGAAATCAGATGGTTTCCCCATTATTACAATGGCTGCTATTGGTGGGGGAGCAGTAGTTTTAGTCGGTGGAGCATTAGCCATTATAGGAAGTGGTGGGAAAAAGAAAGGCTCTTTATCCAATAGAAGATAA
- the rppA gene encoding two-component system response regulator RppA, which translates to MRILLVEDEEDLGLAIKQVLVSEKYIVDWVVDGVEAWHYLENEWTDYTVAIIDWLLPKLSGLELCQRMRSHQNPLPVLMLTALGQPENRITGLDAGADDYLVKPFVMEELLARLRALQRRSPQFQPHTLTIGQFTLDDANNVLCVNVTQPPQTIPLTVKEFQIFAYLMKYPDRIISGSKIRNQLWDLDAEPMSNVVAAQMRLIRRKLANYNCICPIETIRGQGYRFNSNLALA; encoded by the coding sequence ATGCGAATTTTATTAGTAGAAGATGAAGAAGACTTAGGACTAGCCATAAAACAGGTTTTAGTCAGTGAAAAATATATTGTTGATTGGGTTGTAGATGGTGTAGAAGCTTGGCACTATCTAGAAAATGAATGGACAGACTACACTGTAGCCATTATTGATTGGCTGTTACCCAAGCTTTCAGGATTAGAATTATGTCAACGAATGAGATCCCATCAAAACCCCTTACCTGTGCTGATGTTAACCGCTTTAGGACAACCAGAAAACCGCATCACAGGATTAGATGCAGGGGCCGATGATTACTTGGTTAAACCCTTTGTTATGGAGGAGTTACTGGCACGATTGCGGGCATTACAAAGGCGATCACCCCAATTTCAGCCCCACACCCTAACCATCGGTCAATTTACCCTAGATGACGCTAATAACGTCCTCTGTGTCAACGTTACCCAACCCCCTCAAACCATTCCCTTAACGGTCAAAGAATTCCAAATTTTTGCTTACTTGATGAAATATCCCGATCGCATTATTTCAGGGAGTAAAATTCGTAATCAACTCTGGGATCTTGATGCAGAACCCATGAGTAACGTCGTTGCAGCACAAATGCGCTTAATACGGCGTAAATTAGCAAATTATAACTGTATTTGTCCCATTGAAACTATCCGAGGTCAAGGTTATCGCTTTAACTCAAATCTTGCCCTTGCTTGA
- the rppB gene encoding two-component system sensor histidine kinase RppB, with protein MKTSQLFRHSRLRLAFWYTLVMGVILSLSGLGIYRSLVQSNWKAMEREIESIAGTLHDSLEPMLPPSENPTTVLKRILPELCLVEQPCNANPSLIERHTTGISDRNTYYIRLFNHQGKLLAFSPNQPANLSQALNSNPWQTLTSQGIRYHQFTTILHSADTHEDGHQKRLNPSWGYLQLGRTLKPFDAEVKRIQVILIIGFPLVLGLVIISSWWLSGLAMQPIYQSYQQQQQFTANAAHELRSPLASLLATIETVLRIPPSQPQDLTKMLHTLERQGRRLSNLVTDLLFLTSLEAQSSSKPFQSCCLNDLVSDLIEEFSELATIADIDLIEQIPDEQIDVLGDESQLYRLVSNLIGNAIQYTPTGGQVVVSLMVKERTALIKIKDTGIGISIEEQNRIFERFYRVDSDRARKTGGTGLGLSIAQAIAHHHQGHLTVKSQLRTGSLFTIHLPCLTRTQVCS; from the coding sequence ATGAAAACCTCCCAATTATTTCGTCATAGTCGTCTGCGGTTAGCCTTTTGGTACACCTTGGTAATGGGGGTTATTTTAAGTTTATCGGGGTTGGGAATTTATCGTTCTTTAGTTCAGTCTAATTGGAAAGCAATGGAGAGGGAAATAGAATCAATTGCTGGGACACTTCACGATAGTTTAGAACCCATGTTACCTCCTTCAGAAAATCCGACAACGGTATTAAAGCGTATTTTGCCAGAATTGTGTTTAGTGGAACAACCTTGCAATGCTAATCCTAGCTTAATCGAAAGACATACTACAGGAATTAGCGATCGCAATACTTACTATATTCGTCTTTTTAATCATCAAGGCAAACTATTAGCTTTTTCTCCAAACCAACCAGCTAATCTGTCTCAAGCCTTAAATTCTAACCCCTGGCAAACCCTTACAAGTCAGGGTATTCGTTATCATCAATTTACGACTATTCTACACAGTGCCGATACTCATGAAGATGGTCATCAGAAGCGTCTTAATCCATCTTGGGGTTATTTACAACTAGGACGTACCTTAAAACCCTTTGATGCTGAAGTTAAGCGGATACAAGTTATTTTAATTATCGGGTTTCCCCTGGTTTTAGGGTTAGTTATCATCTCAAGTTGGTGGCTTTCAGGATTAGCTATGCAGCCTATTTATCAATCCTATCAGCAACAACAACAGTTTACAGCCAATGCTGCCCATGAATTGAGATCGCCTCTGGCTAGTCTTTTAGCAACAATAGAAACCGTTTTAAGGATACCACCCTCACAACCCCAAGATTTAACCAAGATGCTGCATACGTTAGAACGACAGGGACGACGCTTGAGCAATTTAGTGACCGATTTACTATTCTTAACCAGTCTCGAAGCACAATCATCATCTAAACCGTTTCAATCTTGTTGTTTAAATGACTTAGTAAGTGATTTGATCGAAGAATTTTCAGAACTTGCTACCATTGCTGATATTGACCTAATTGAGCAAATTCCTGATGAGCAAATTGATGTCTTAGGAGACGAGTCTCAACTATACCGTTTAGTTTCAAATTTAATAGGGAATGCTATTCAATATACCCCCACTGGGGGTCAGGTAGTGGTTAGCCTCATGGTAAAAGAACGCACTGCATTGATTAAGATTAAAGATACAGGTATTGGTATCTCTATCGAAGAACAGAATCGAATTTTTGAGCGATTTTACCGTGTTGATAGTGACCGCGCTCGAAAAACAGGAGGAACTGGCCTTGGTTTGTCCATTGCTCAGGCGATCGCCCATCATCATCAAGGTCATCTTACCGTTAAAAGTCAACTGAGGACAGGCAGTTTATTCACGATTCATCTACCGTGTTTAACCCGAACTCAGGTTTGCTCTTAA